In a genomic window of Littorina saxatilis isolate snail1 linkage group LG6, US_GU_Lsax_2.0, whole genome shotgun sequence:
- the LOC138967969 gene encoding uncharacterized protein: protein MSIRLLSSSEAYFLALNTTDCDVRFTATTAADNPRRCEYVNKPVISSCNRTGKWRDYDAKIERACASFTSVVDRNYKNAFCYLCNDDFNFEDALYWLNQGQRPVNPARASFYALLDLDSQDPSSTSAAGEGMARSLPNERRQCETGTTLDPLDCQCRPQSCAEGLRPEGDNCTQVFAATNYFGFRVCSRFQLTSRTPFDSVDYIDFAMSLENISLSNMTVKNTGTFPQLACEDNRSLTVDVTTEIHSTQFMLLREMADSLTGALKAYASDRSKLRPANVTVITPAPGCNGDSDWPSVIPDSCPTKNESVALKPTGFEGNSVPLLGVNKLSFSTLHNTAFCPRVNLTQEEFRNFSVRLAQMELVESNITFDVTREGQRTFYLLCVEDFHKILLPDVCAISPAQPGTTAPRVDFEDTWTSVGVVSIVCTCISLVSLLCVMVTYLALPPLRAGTGLSTLAMTCLLFLAQALHEFGLEQYEIRQLCLVLALLIHFFWLSAVFMMTVCTLQLFFSIMFPIRTRLALSSRKLLGVSLVSSFSLSAAVIGATVLSNHLIHGDPGYPAEHLCFIHRSLSRHLGFGLPLGLAVTLNVVLFIITVVHIRRRPHLSSTKKDDVSLVACFRLSVITGACWLSLFMLAVPGTRPWLEYVAVVLLGFQGLLLATTLLLNKRVYNLWRQHCSGCKKPAASQHVISLPSSSQNDKITQHVQYSSCQSASTGPSNNSSSINSDLRNKDSLAPEENSHPSEAKTSRL, encoded by the exons ATGTCCATCCGTCTGCTGTCAAGTTCAG AGGCATATTTCCTCGCCCTCAATACCACAGACTGTGACGTTCGTTTCACTGCGACAACGGCCGCCGACAATCCACGCCGATGCGAGTACGTCAACAAACCGGTTATCTCCTCTTGCAACAGGACGGGCAAGTGGCGCGACTACGACGCCAAAATAGAACGCGCATGCGCAAGCTTCACATCCGTCGTAGACAGGAATTACAAGAACGCTTTCTGTTACCTGTGCAACGACGATTTCAACTTTGAAGACGCGCTATATTGGCTGAATCAGGGCCAGAGACCAGTAAACCCAGCGCGAGCTAGTTTTTACGCCTTGTTGGATCTGGATTCTCAGGATCCCAGCTCCACTTCTGCCGCAGGGGAAGGAATGGCGCGAAGTCTTCCCAATGAAAGAAGACAGTGTGAGACAGGAACGACGCTCGATCCCTTAGAC TGCCAATGCCGACCGCAAAGCTGTGCGGAGGGTTTACGCCCTGAGGGAGACAACTGCACACAGGTCTTCGCTGCCACAAATTACTTTGGCTTCAGAGTTTGCTCCCGTTTTCAGTTGACGTCACGAACGCCATTTGATTCCGTCGACTATATAGATTTTGCGATGAGTCTGGAAAAT ATAAGTCTGTCAAACATGACCGTAAAAAACACAGGAACGTTCCCCCAGCTTGCTTGTGAGGACAACAGAAGTCTCACCGTGGACGTTACCACGGAAATACACAGCACCCAGTTCATGCTTCTCAGAGAAATGGCTGACTCTCTCACCGGGGCGTTGAAAGCTTACGCCTCGGACAGATCCAAATTGCGTCCTGCTAACGTAACGGTGATCACTCCAGCGCCAGGCTGTAACGGCGACTCTGATTGGCCCAGCGTCATTCCAGACAGCTGCCCCACAAAAAACGAGTCGGTGGCTTTGAAGCCGACTGGTTTCGAAGGAAATAGCGTCCCGTTACTGGGGGTGAACAAGTTGAGCTTTTCCACACTACACAACACCGCCTTTTGTCCTCGCGTTAATCTTACACAGGAGGAGTTCAGAAACTTCAGCGTTAGACTCGCCCAGATGGAGCTCGTTGAGAGTAACATTACTTTTGACGTTACTCGCGAAGGACAAAGAACTTTCTATCTCCTTTGTGTTGAAGACTTCCATAAGATTCTCCTTCCCGATGTGTGTGCGATCAGTCCAGCTCAACCGGGCACGACAGCACCGCGTGTTGACTTTGAGGACACGTGGACATCAGTGGGCGTGGTATCCATCGTGTGCACGTGCATTTCGCTGGTCAGCTTGCTGTGTGTGATGGTGACCTATCTGGCTCTACCCCCGCTAAGAGCGGGCACGGGTCTGTCCACGCTCGCCATGACCTGTCTGCTCTTCCTGGCTCAGGCGCTGCATGAGTTTGGTCTGGAGCAGTACGAGATCCGTCAGCTGTGTCTGGTGCTGGCGCTGCTCATCCACTTCTTCTGGCTCTCTGCCGTCTTCATGATGACCGTCTGCACCCTGCAGCTCTTCTTCTCCATCATGTTCCCGATCAGAACCAGGCTGGCCCTGAGCTCAAGGAAGCTGCTGGGCGTGTCTCTTGTATCCTCCTTCTCTCTGTCAGCAGCTGTCATCGGTGCGACCGTCCTGAGCAACCATCTCATCCACGGAGACCCGGGCTACCCAGCCGAGCATCTCTGCTTCATCCACAGGAGCCTGTCTCGACACCTGGGCTTCGGCCTGCCCCTGGGCCTGGCTGTGACTCTCAACGTCGTCCTCTTCATCATTACCGTCGTCCACATCCGCAGACGACCTCATCTAAGCAGCACTAAGAAGGACGACGTGAGCCTCGTGGCTTGTTTCCGGCTGTCGGTGATCACTGGGGCGTGCTGGTTGTCGCTGTTCATGCTGGCTGTCCCCGGCACGCGGCCCTGGCTGGAGTACGTCGCGGTGGTCTTGCTGGGATTTCAGGGTCTGCTGCTGGCCACCACGCTGCTGCTCAACAAGAGAGTCTACAACCTGTGGCGTCAGCACTGCTCCGGTTGTAAGAAACCCGCTGCCTCTCAGCATGTCATCTCGCTGCCGAGCTCTAGTCAAAACGACAAGATAACACAGCACGTGCAATATAGCAGCTGCCAGTCTGCTTCAACTGGACCGTCCAACAACAGTTCCAGCATCAATTCGGATTTGAGGAACAAGGATTCGTTGGCACCGGAGGAGAACTCTCACCCCTCTGAAGCAAAAACCTCAAGACTGTGA